The following are from one region of the Tautonia marina genome:
- a CDS encoding class I SAM-dependent methyltransferase, translating into MVLYRRSRVYRNHLVGIEKHYDVSNEFYELFLDREFMFYSFGDFLRAGETLEEAQENKATFIAGLIDPHPGEVILEIGCGWGAMMKKIARMTNDTDNLVGYTLSREQVDFVRETLGFRVEFKDAIACEYPKEHFDKIYSIGTMEHVRTHQLEMFSRKLRDALKPGGRIVHHFFCKSTPGTVPTILPGFEVFPGSELAALEEHLRVFDKVGVRIVHHSIHDYRPTLEAWFNRLAENQERAIELVGVRTVNHYLAYLANAWRVFDDRDLIPMRVALEKTN; encoded by the coding sequence ATGGTTCTATACCGCCGGTCGCGCGTGTACCGAAATCATCTGGTCGGGATTGAGAAGCATTATGATGTGTCGAACGAATTTTACGAATTGTTTCTGGACAGGGAGTTCATGTTCTACTCTTTCGGGGATTTTCTTCGGGCGGGAGAAACCCTTGAGGAGGCTCAGGAGAACAAGGCGACCTTCATTGCCGGTCTGATCGATCCGCATCCGGGCGAGGTGATTCTCGAAATTGGGTGTGGTTGGGGGGCCATGATGAAGAAAATCGCTCGGATGACGAACGACACGGATAACCTGGTCGGGTACACGCTTTCGAGGGAGCAGGTTGATTTTGTCAGGGAAACTCTTGGCTTTCGCGTCGAATTCAAGGATGCGATCGCGTGCGAGTATCCGAAGGAGCATTTTGACAAGATCTATTCGATTGGGACCATGGAGCATGTGAGGACGCATCAATTAGAGATGTTTTCAAGGAAGCTTCGCGATGCGCTGAAGCCAGGGGGACGCATCGTTCACCATTTCTTTTGCAAGAGCACTCCCGGGACGGTGCCGACGATCCTTCCCGGATTCGAGGTGTTTCCGGGGTCCGAGCTGGCTGCGCTGGAAGAACACCTGAGGGTATTTGACAAGGTTGGCGTTCGGATCGTCCACCACTCGATCCACGACTATCGCCCGACGCTGGAAGCCTGGTTCAACCGGCTCGCCGAGAATCAAGAAAGGGCGATCGAACTGGTCGGCGTCAGGACCGTGAATCACTACCTGGCATATCTGGCGAATGCGTGGAGGGTCTTCGACGACAGGGATCTCATTCCCATGCGGGTTGCTTTGGAAAAGACAAATTGA
- a CDS encoding DUF29 domain-containing protein: MAATRTLDTLASLYEEDETAWLDLMAELAREGRVEEFDLAHLVEFLSDMARRDRREVESRLVVLLLHLLKWEFQPDHRSRSWRVTVIEQRQELNAIASRGVLRSHAEETLPAVYERAVERAAAETDLPVDRFPSDCPYTLEQLLTMVLPEAGPEARS; encoded by the coding sequence ATGGCCGCCACTCGAACCCTTGACACGCTGGCTTCGCTGTACGAGGAGGATGAAACGGCCTGGCTCGACCTGATGGCCGAACTGGCACGTGAGGGGCGGGTCGAGGAGTTCGACCTGGCCCATCTCGTGGAGTTCCTCTCGGACATGGCCCGACGCGATCGCCGCGAGGTGGAGAGCCGCCTGGTGGTTCTCCTCCTGCACCTGCTGAAGTGGGAGTTTCAGCCCGATCACCGCTCCCGGAGCTGGCGGGTCACGGTCATCGAACAGCGGCAAGAGCTGAATGCAATCGCCTCAAGAGGCGTGCTCCGTTCTCATGCGGAGGAGACGCTTCCGGCGGTCTACGAGCGGGCCGTCGAGCGGGCCGCCGCGGAGACGGATTTGCCGGTCGACCGTTTCCCGAGCGACTGCCCGTATACGCTGGAGCAACTGCTCACGATGGTCTTGCCCGAGGCCGGTCCTGAAGCCCGGTCGTGA
- a CDS encoding DUF1559 domain-containing protein → MRRRGFTLIELLVVIAIIGVLIALLLPAVQSAREAARRMQCTNNLKQLGLALHNYHDAIGGLPPTLVITGTGGAVAWTNSFGAHPRILPYAEQGAIFNALNFDLEMYDPSNLTATATRLSLLVCPSEVQQEFTHDRGGRMSVCNYGYCTGDWFVWGGTGTTVKGRSAFGPMLSRNWASFRDGLSNTILLSEGKSYQEYYRDCPTLANINNPANVPPPDADPHTVAPEYLGGCAFRAEGHNEWVESATHHTGFTTAWPPNRKISGGPNGEYADLDLTSKREKTGGPTFAAITARSYHPGGVNALFGDGSVRFVKETINGFTWRALGTVAGGEVVSADSY, encoded by the coding sequence ATGCGTCGTCGCGGGTTTACGTTGATCGAGTTGCTGGTGGTCATCGCCATTATCGGTGTTCTGATCGCGCTGTTGCTTCCGGCGGTGCAATCGGCCCGAGAGGCGGCGCGTCGGATGCAATGCACGAACAACCTGAAACAGCTTGGGCTGGCCCTGCACAACTATCACGATGCGATCGGCGGCCTGCCGCCGACGCTGGTGATCACGGGGACCGGGGGGGCCGTGGCATGGACGAACAGCTTCGGCGCTCACCCTCGGATCCTGCCGTATGCCGAGCAGGGGGCGATCTTCAATGCGTTAAACTTCGATCTCGAGATGTATGATCCGTCGAATTTGACCGCGACTGCAACCCGGCTCTCGTTGCTGGTCTGCCCGAGTGAAGTCCAGCAGGAGTTTACCCACGATCGGGGAGGTCGGATGAGCGTTTGCAATTATGGCTATTGCACGGGAGACTGGTTTGTTTGGGGAGGGACCGGAACGACCGTGAAGGGGCGATCGGCCTTCGGCCCGATGCTCTCGCGGAACTGGGCGTCGTTTCGGGATGGCCTGAGCAACACGATCTTGCTTTCCGAGGGGAAGTCGTACCAGGAGTATTACCGGGACTGCCCGACGCTCGCAAATATCAACAATCCGGCCAACGTCCCTCCGCCGGATGCCGATCCCCACACGGTCGCCCCTGAATACCTTGGCGGATGTGCCTTTCGAGCCGAAGGGCACAACGAGTGGGTCGAGTCGGCCACGCACCACACTGGCTTCACGACCGCCTGGCCCCCGAACCGGAAGATCTCCGGCGGCCCGAACGGCGAGTACGCCGACCTCGATTTGACGAGCAAGCGCGAAAAGACCGGTGGGCCGACCTTCGCCGCCATCACCGCCCGAAGCTATCACCCCGGTGGTGTCAACGCACTCTTTGGCGATGGCAGCGTACGCTTCGTCAAGGAGACGATCAACGGCTTCACCTGGCGAGCACTGGGGACCGTGGCAGGGGGTGAAGTGGTGAGCGCCGATTCGTACTGA
- a CDS encoding YkgJ family cysteine cluster protein has translation MDDAGGGEGGPGASVSAKLQLKLPGGTLDLDVRLPTRPVELEELLPLARALEDRVVELAVHQVESTGRRVSCKAGCGACCRQLVPVSEVEARRIAAMVEGMPEPRRSAVFDRFEEARRRLDEAGLLEPLRSEERRTMDREARGQLGRDYFAVGVPCPFLEDESCSIHPERPLVCREYLVTSPAEHCAKPTPGAVEGVELPGSLWMALARLCDPSPEAETIGWVPLVLAPEWAALHREGPPLRPAPDVFRDLIDRFARQSSPMRAEERGGGDQGLGVPGGEGSGA, from the coding sequence ATGGACGACGCCGGAGGGGGCGAGGGCGGGCCGGGAGCGTCGGTGTCGGCGAAGCTGCAATTGAAGCTGCCGGGGGGGACGCTTGATCTGGATGTGCGGCTGCCGACCCGGCCGGTGGAGCTGGAGGAACTGCTGCCTTTGGCCAGGGCCTTGGAGGACCGGGTGGTCGAGCTGGCAGTCCATCAGGTCGAATCGACCGGGCGTCGGGTGTCGTGCAAGGCGGGGTGCGGAGCGTGTTGCAGGCAGCTCGTGCCGGTCTCCGAAGTGGAGGCGCGGCGGATCGCGGCGATGGTCGAGGGAATGCCGGAGCCGAGGCGGTCGGCGGTGTTCGATCGGTTTGAGGAGGCCCGGAGACGGCTCGACGAGGCGGGATTGCTGGAGCCGTTGCGGTCGGAGGAGCGCCGGACGATGGACCGCGAGGCGAGGGGCCAGTTGGGGCGCGACTACTTCGCAGTGGGGGTCCCCTGCCCGTTTCTGGAGGATGAGTCGTGCTCGATCCACCCGGAGCGTCCCCTGGTTTGTCGCGAGTACCTGGTGACCTCGCCGGCCGAGCACTGCGCGAAGCCGACGCCGGGGGCGGTGGAAGGAGTGGAGCTGCCGGGCTCGCTCTGGATGGCGTTGGCGAGGTTGTGTGACCCGTCTCCCGAAGCTGAAACGATCGGATGGGTCCCGCTGGTGCTGGCCCCCGAGTGGGCGGCCTTGCATCGGGAAGGGCCGCCGCTCCGGCCGGCCCCGGATGTGTTCCGCGACCTGATTGACCGGTTTGCGCGCCAATCCTCGCCGATGCGTGCGGAGGAGCGCGGCGGGGGTGATCAGGGGTTGGGCGTGCCGGGGGGAGAGGGTTCGGGAGCTTGA
- a CDS encoding DUF1559 family PulG-like putative transporter, translated as MHRSRRGFTLIELLVVIAIIGVLIALLLPAVQSAREAARRAQCTNNLKQIALGMHNYHDTHQVFPAGANSCCWGTWILYTLPYVEQQALYNAWNFGGRSFDTTATFRYAGPLNATVSATRVKAYLCPSDGQAENLTGIGPTLNGVKFATTSQNYVVNYGNTTTDQRATYTNAIYPGSPIQFGGAPFSDLFAPGSGTGGRRVYGINTINDGTTNTLLVSEVIVGTGSGGGAYNAPFDLRGFSWWSSAAVFSGLMPPNTTYPDVTESNSYCIYPFQNNPPCTGPTTELPRVNFARSEHPGGVNAAMADGSVRFIKDTIAIPTFRALSTTRGGEIVSADQY; from the coding sequence ATGCATCGTTCCCGTCGCGGATTCACGCTGATTGAATTGCTGGTGGTCATCGCCATCATCGGCGTCCTGATTGCGCTGTTGCTGCCCGCCGTCCAGTCGGCTCGCGAGGCGGCCCGGCGTGCCCAGTGCACGAACAACCTCAAGCAAATCGCCTTGGGGATGCACAATTACCACGACACGCACCAGGTCTTCCCGGCCGGTGCGAATTCGTGCTGCTGGGGCACCTGGATCCTCTACACGCTGCCCTATGTCGAGCAACAGGCCTTGTACAACGCCTGGAACTTCGGCGGCCGGTCGTTCGACACGACCGCCACGTTCCGCTACGCCGGTCCGTTGAACGCCACGGTCTCTGCAACTCGGGTCAAGGCATACCTCTGCCCCAGTGACGGCCAGGCGGAAAACCTGACCGGCATCGGCCCCACGCTCAACGGCGTCAAGTTCGCCACCACCTCGCAAAACTACGTCGTCAACTACGGCAACACGACGACCGACCAGCGAGCAACCTACACCAACGCCATCTACCCCGGCAGCCCCATCCAGTTCGGGGGCGCTCCCTTCTCCGACCTGTTCGCGCCCGGCAGCGGCACCGGCGGCAGACGGGTGTACGGCATCAACACCATTAACGATGGTACCACCAACACCCTGCTCGTCTCGGAAGTCATCGTCGGCACCGGCTCCGGAGGTGGCGCGTACAACGCCCCCTTCGACCTCCGTGGCTTCTCCTGGTGGAGCAGTGCCGCCGTCTTCTCGGGCCTGATGCCCCCGAACACCACCTACCCCGACGTGACCGAGAGCAATTCGTACTGCATCTACCCGTTCCAGAACAATCCGCCCTGCACGGGCCCCACCACAGAATTGCCCCGCGTCAACTTTGCCCGCAGCGAACACCCCGGCGGGGTCAACGCCGCCATGGCCGATGGCAGCGTCCGCTTCATCAAGGACACCATCGCCATCCCAACCTTCCGTGCCCTCTCGACCACCCGCGGCGGTGAAATCGTCAGCGCCGACCAGTACTAA
- a CDS encoding DUF4070 domain-containing protein, protein MARICLINPRFPTSFWGLNHGLPLMGKKCNMPVLALPTIAGLTPDEHEIVVIDENIDDLDFDALDGFDLIGVTGMTVQRDRMVEILQELKARGHFTIVGGPWITVAEGWEPFEGLVDVTFIGEAEDTWPKFLEDWKRGEHADRYEQADKTDMTKVPMPRYDLVKFDEYAMGCVQTSRGCPFQCEFCDIIVIFGRRPRIKTPEMVVEEIDYQYRQGARMIFLVDDNFIGNKKAAKEILRAIIAWQRKNGYPVVLGTEASLNLSEDDEMLQLMSEASMNTVFVGIESPDEEALLETKKIQNVKKGFTMIDRVHKIQDAGIEVYAGMIVGFDSDDLTVFDRQFEFLTAARIPNVMAGMLSAIPSTPLYDRLLAEGRLDNAAADDPAIATNIIPLQMSVHEMRDGWLDLMDRLYDPEEYFKRFDSLFADNAIPLGAAKMRWMRRHRPVSYVLQHIGIVIAALTILGRIWRDPRTKPFRPVYARTLRKLLLRRRPLRFLFTFATRCVMHTHFAVMTRQMVRGESRLVNT, encoded by the coding sequence ATGGCCCGCATCTGCCTGATCAATCCGCGATTCCCGACCTCGTTCTGGGGGCTCAACCACGGCCTGCCGCTGATGGGCAAGAAGTGCAACATGCCCGTGCTGGCCCTGCCGACCATCGCCGGACTGACCCCCGACGAACACGAAATCGTCGTCATTGATGAAAACATCGACGACCTCGACTTCGACGCCCTCGACGGCTTCGACCTGATCGGCGTCACCGGCATGACCGTCCAGCGCGACCGGATGGTCGAGATCCTCCAGGAGCTCAAGGCCCGCGGCCACTTCACCATCGTCGGCGGCCCCTGGATCACCGTCGCCGAGGGCTGGGAACCCTTCGAGGGGCTCGTCGACGTCACCTTCATCGGCGAGGCCGAGGACACCTGGCCGAAGTTCCTCGAGGACTGGAAGCGCGGCGAGCACGCCGATCGCTACGAGCAGGCCGACAAGACCGACATGACCAAGGTCCCCATGCCGCGCTACGACCTCGTCAAGTTCGACGAGTACGCCATGGGATGCGTCCAGACCTCCCGCGGCTGCCCCTTCCAGTGCGAGTTCTGCGACATCATCGTCATCTTCGGCCGCCGCCCCCGCATCAAGACCCCCGAGATGGTCGTCGAGGAGATCGACTACCAGTACCGCCAGGGGGCCCGCATGATCTTCCTCGTCGATGACAACTTCATCGGCAACAAGAAGGCCGCCAAGGAGATCCTCCGCGCCATCATCGCCTGGCAGCGCAAGAACGGCTACCCCGTCGTCCTCGGCACCGAGGCCAGCCTGAACCTCTCCGAAGACGACGAGATGCTCCAGCTGATGTCCGAGGCCAGCATGAACACTGTCTTCGTCGGCATCGAGAGCCCCGACGAGGAGGCCCTGCTCGAGACCAAGAAGATCCAGAACGTGAAGAAGGGCTTCACGATGATCGACCGCGTCCACAAGATCCAGGACGCCGGGATCGAGGTGTACGCCGGCATGATCGTCGGCTTCGACTCCGACGACCTCACCGTCTTCGACCGCCAGTTCGAGTTCCTCACCGCCGCCCGCATCCCGAACGTCATGGCCGGCATGCTCTCGGCCATTCCCAGCACCCCGCTCTACGACCGCCTCCTCGCCGAAGGCCGCCTCGACAACGCCGCCGCCGACGACCCCGCCATCGCCACCAACATCATCCCGCTCCAGATGTCCGTCCACGAAATGCGAGACGGCTGGCTCGACCTGATGGATCGCCTTTACGACCCCGAAGAATACTTCAAGCGCTTCGATTCCCTCTTCGCCGACAACGCCATCCCCCTCGGCGCCGCCAAGATGCGCTGGATGCGCCGCCACCGCCCCGTCTCGTACGTCCTCCAGCACATCGGCATCGTTATCGCCGCCCTGACCATCCTCGGCCGCATCTGGCGCGACCCCCGCACCAAGCCCTTCCGCCCCGTCTACGCCCGCACCCTCCGCAAGCTCCTCCTCCGCCGCCGGCCCCTTCGCTTCCTCTTCACCTTCGCCACCCGCTGCGTCATGCACACCCACTTCGCCGTCATGACCCGCCAGATGGTCCGAGGAGAATCCCGTCTCGTGAACACCTGA
- a CDS encoding RluA family pseudouridine synthase, translated as MPRERSLSDEPTEFTIRARSEAKRIDHYLHSRFPDYSRSVFQKVIDAGAVLVNDQAVKASYKVQLGDRVRVWLPVLDHDVPQAEDIPLKFIYEDDTMAVVDKAPNMVVHPAKGNWSGTLVNALQHHLDQLSSVSGELRPGIVHRLDRDTSGLILIAKADRSHTHLAKQFEDRTIRKQYLAIVSGSPERDSDYIDKLIGHHPTHREKMAIRRPEDGGKVARTFYKVLERFRGYALILCEPKTGRTHQIRVHLTHIGCPIVADKLYSGRDKLTMGDLIGPEAPDADRVLIARQALHAHRLSLIHPKTDEPMELVSPVPEDMQTVLQALREHRAIG; from the coding sequence ATGCCTCGTGAGCGATCGCTGTCAGACGAACCGACCGAGTTCACGATCCGGGCCCGGTCGGAGGCGAAGCGGATCGATCATTATTTGCATAGTCGCTTTCCGGACTATTCCAGGAGTGTCTTTCAGAAGGTGATCGACGCGGGAGCGGTCCTGGTAAACGACCAGGCGGTGAAGGCGTCGTACAAGGTGCAACTGGGGGACCGGGTGCGGGTCTGGCTGCCGGTGCTCGACCATGACGTGCCGCAGGCGGAAGATATTCCGCTGAAGTTTATCTATGAAGATGACACGATGGCGGTGGTGGACAAGGCGCCGAACATGGTGGTGCATCCGGCAAAGGGGAACTGGTCGGGGACCTTGGTCAATGCGTTGCAGCATCATCTCGATCAGTTGTCGAGCGTTTCGGGAGAGTTGCGGCCGGGGATCGTGCATCGGCTCGACCGGGATACGTCGGGTCTGATCCTCATTGCCAAGGCGGATCGGTCGCATACGCACCTGGCGAAGCAGTTTGAAGACCGGACGATCCGGAAGCAATATCTGGCGATCGTGTCGGGATCGCCGGAACGAGACAGTGATTATATCGACAAGCTGATCGGTCATCATCCGACGCATCGAGAGAAGATGGCGATTCGAAGGCCGGAGGACGGCGGCAAGGTCGCCCGGACCTTTTACAAGGTGCTGGAGCGTTTTCGTGGATATGCGTTGATTTTGTGCGAGCCGAAGACGGGCCGGACGCATCAGATTCGGGTGCATCTGACACACATCGGTTGCCCGATCGTGGCCGACAAGCTGTATTCGGGGCGCGACAAGCTGACGATGGGGGATCTGATCGGTCCCGAGGCTCCCGACGCGGATCGGGTCTTGATTGCTCGGCAGGCGTTGCATGCGCATCGGCTCTCGTTGATTCATCCGAAGACGGACGAGCCGATGGAGTTGGTTTCGCCGGTGCCGGAGGATATGCAAACGGTCCTGCAAGCGTTGCGGGAGCATCGAGCAATCGGTTGA
- a CDS encoding tetratricopeptide repeat protein yields MKTEPQPRHHHEGEPPPESLIHHDEPTMLEQWIRRMIQKGPAFWAGVVLILAGLVGGVWIAYRVGGPNRTAVAAWNELASISVAPSAAASFGADPNAGLPERLKGIAETHPDTAAAHWARLRAASLLLNEGSAELATSRRSAGMGKVVEADDLFNQVYQDVETGNDALKRLAALGRARSAEARMGLNADDTDHAKLDDVLALYESVIEEFPETPEAAQAAKTLKRLRRSDSIAFYEALSAYEPSASAGGASGLDLPGLNLAPGASSPLEGLFGLPPGGGSPGGLPGGSIPGLEGLNLAPSTDLSTPSETPDAPDMPAPVGLPELPPATTEEPADDVPVVPAPEPSETPAPAPSETPAPEAPRVPDDPFGTPAPAPPEPVDPEPAPATPEPAPETPAPSGELPDEVFPSRGPN; encoded by the coding sequence ATGAAGACCGAGCCCCAACCTCGCCACCATCACGAGGGCGAGCCGCCCCCCGAGTCGTTGATTCACCACGACGAGCCGACGATGCTCGAACAGTGGATCCGTCGGATGATCCAGAAAGGGCCGGCGTTCTGGGCAGGGGTGGTCCTGATCCTCGCCGGGCTGGTGGGCGGCGTCTGGATCGCCTATCGCGTCGGCGGGCCGAACCGGACGGCCGTGGCGGCCTGGAACGAGCTGGCCTCGATCAGCGTGGCCCCCTCGGCGGCGGCATCGTTCGGCGCCGATCCCAACGCGGGCTTGCCCGAACGGCTCAAGGGGATTGCCGAAACCCATCCCGACACCGCCGCCGCCCATTGGGCCCGGCTGCGGGCCGCCTCGCTGTTGCTCAACGAAGGTTCGGCCGAACTGGCGACCTCGCGGCGATCGGCAGGGATGGGCAAGGTGGTCGAGGCCGACGACCTGTTTAACCAGGTTTATCAAGACGTCGAAACAGGAAACGACGCCCTGAAACGCCTGGCCGCGCTTGGTCGAGCCCGATCGGCCGAGGCCCGCATGGGGCTGAACGCCGACGATACCGACCACGCCAAGCTCGACGATGTGCTGGCGCTGTATGAGTCGGTCATCGAGGAGTTCCCCGAGACCCCCGAGGCGGCGCAGGCCGCCAAGACGTTGAAACGCCTGCGTCGGAGCGACAGCATCGCCTTCTACGAGGCGCTTTCGGCCTATGAGCCGAGCGCCTCGGCTGGCGGAGCCTCGGGGCTGGACCTGCCGGGCTTGAACCTCGCTCCTGGGGCATCGAGCCCGCTGGAAGGGTTGTTTGGTCTGCCTCCCGGCGGCGGCAGTCCCGGTGGCTTGCCGGGTGGCTCGATTCCAGGGCTCGAAGGGCTGAATCTGGCTCCCTCGACCGACCTGAGCACGCCCTCCGAGACGCCGGATGCCCCCGACATGCCCGCTCCGGTAGGCCTGCCGGAACTGCCTCCGGCGACCACCGAGGAACCGGCTGACGATGTGCCTGTGGTCCCGGCCCCCGAGCCGAGCGAGACGCCGGCTCCGGCTCCAAGCGAGACGCCGGCCCCAGAAGCCCCTCGCGTGCCCGATGATCCGTTCGGGACGCCGGCCCCTGCCCCGCCGGAGCCCGTCGATCCCGAACCGGCTCCCGCGACTCCGGAACCGGCGCCGGAGACCCCGGCCCCAAGCGGCGAATTACCGGACGAAGTGTTCCCGTCAAGGGGCCCGAACTGA
- a CDS encoding sialate O-acetylesterase: MSRWFAAVVALGMGSAMPALAEVTPNPIFSDGMVLQQGATVPIWGTADPGAEVTVRFRDQEATATAGDDGKWMASLHDLAVGGNGDTLTIASGDDSVTINDVLVGEVWVCSGQSNMQWSVTQSANPDEVIAGSADPMLRLLTVPRVGTAEPQDTVDISWSASGPETIPGFSAVAYHFGKMLRKELGVPVGLISTNYGGTPAEAWTDSAAMAAHPYLKGILDRPLNERESHRPGWLYNAMIHPIVPYGIAGAIWYQGESNAGRAFEYRTLFPAMIENWRDAFGQGDFPFLLVQLAPFKKIRTEPGPSDWAELREAQLLATQVLRNVAMAVITDVGEEDDIHPKAKEPVGQRLALAALALEYGKDIPYSGPTLRSARFANGKATLTFDHTQGGLVAKDGSLTGFTIAGEDQKFVNAQAEIVDEETIVVSSPEVEHPVAVRFGWDDYPVVNLWNGADLPATPFRTDSWPGITVR, translated from the coding sequence ATGAGCAGATGGTTTGCCGCCGTGGTGGCGTTGGGGATGGGCTCGGCGATGCCGGCCCTCGCCGAAGTGACGCCGAATCCGATCTTCTCGGACGGCATGGTGCTGCAACAAGGCGCCACGGTGCCGATCTGGGGGACCGCCGACCCCGGAGCCGAGGTGACGGTGCGCTTCCGGGATCAGGAAGCGACCGCGACCGCCGGCGACGACGGGAAGTGGATGGCCTCCTTGCACGATCTCGCCGTGGGAGGCAACGGCGACACCCTGACGATTGCCAGTGGTGACGACTCGGTGACGATCAACGACGTGCTCGTCGGTGAGGTCTGGGTCTGCTCCGGGCAGTCGAACATGCAGTGGTCGGTGACGCAGAGTGCCAACCCGGATGAGGTAATTGCCGGGTCGGCCGACCCCATGCTCCGCCTGCTGACGGTGCCTCGGGTGGGAACAGCTGAGCCGCAGGACACGGTCGACATTTCCTGGTCGGCCTCGGGACCGGAGACGATTCCCGGCTTCTCGGCGGTGGCGTACCACTTCGGCAAGATGCTTCGCAAGGAGTTGGGAGTGCCGGTCGGCCTGATCAGCACGAACTACGGCGGCACCCCGGCCGAAGCCTGGACCGACTCGGCCGCGATGGCCGCTCACCCGTATCTCAAGGGAATTCTCGACCGACCGCTGAACGAGCGAGAATCGCACCGTCCGGGCTGGCTCTACAACGCGATGATTCACCCGATCGTCCCTTACGGCATTGCCGGGGCGATCTGGTATCAGGGGGAATCGAACGCCGGTCGGGCCTTTGAGTATCGCACCCTGTTCCCGGCGATGATCGAGAACTGGCGAGACGCGTTCGGTCAGGGAGACTTCCCGTTCCTGCTCGTGCAGCTCGCGCCGTTCAAAAAGATCCGGACCGAGCCCGGCCCGAGCGATTGGGCCGAGCTGCGCGAGGCCCAGCTGCTGGCCACCCAGGTTCTGCGCAACGTGGCGATGGCCGTCATCACCGACGTGGGAGAGGAAGACGACATCCATCCGAAGGCCAAGGAGCCGGTTGGTCAGCGGCTGGCGTTGGCGGCGCTGGCGCTCGAGTATGGGAAAGACATCCCCTACTCCGGTCCGACCCTGCGTTCGGCCCGCTTCGCCAACGGCAAGGCGACGCTGACGTTTGACCACACCCAGGGTGGCCTCGTCGCCAAGGACGGGTCGTTGACCGGCTTCACGATTGCCGGCGAGGATCAGAAGTTCGTGAACGCTCAGGCTGAGATTGTGGACGAGGAAACGATCGTCGTGTCCAGCCCCGAGGTCGAGCATCCGGTCGCCGTTCGGTTCGGTTGGGACGATTACCCGGTGGTGAACCTCTGGAACGGCGCGGACTTGCCCGCGACCCCCTTCCGGACCGATTCGTGGCCGGGGATCACCGTTCGATAA